Genomic window (Arachis hypogaea cultivar Tifrunner chromosome 13, arahy.Tifrunner.gnm2.J5K5, whole genome shotgun sequence):
tgacaaacaattttataattacgttaatcatataattttatatacaaatattgaTACAATGTTAtttcatgtatatattttttaggtATCAAATGATAGTATTGAATTGTTATTCAgtaggtttaaattatttattgtttattacaaaACTTTCTGCTTTAGGATTCTCTAtcaatttgttcttcattttgagctaattttgatatttttttacttCATAGTATACCAATATATAAAACTTTGTTGGTAGatttaagtattactagattatttatggtcatattgagtatatatgcctgatttattgaaaaaagtagattaaataactattttatagttaatacaattaatactatattaagaaaagaaaaacaacgcatacaagttatttttttattaattaaattattataattaaaataaaatttaacataacaacttaaaattataatttcaatcttatcacgtgcatggcacgggtgattaaacttgttaagtattatttttgaaaagtcatTACTGTATTATCGAAATTAAACACAAAATATATAAGTATCCGAATTTTGTCCTCTCCCATTTATAACCTATTATAGTACAATTAAGTATAAAAGAATCTTGAATCTTAAGTATAAAAGTATTAAACCCATGCATGAATCTTGAAGCATCCATGTAATTTTTCAATGTGGTGAGTTATTAATAATTTTGGATCGTGAGATCCAAGATGTTTAGTAGTTAATCTAGAGAGTTAATCGGAGACTTATTTAACAAGTAATTATCGACATtgaatttgctttttttttttttttttcatttgaggaagtaaaatgtaattttttattatatttttttataaatgagactaaagaaatataaaaaaaataaaagattaaatatcatattttacactttaattttttttttttattagagaaTTCATTCTCGTAATCACCAAATAGTCAAAGAAAGTTAAACGAGGGGGAGGAGGGTGTTTTACCAATTAGCAAGTATTCCAAATTTCCAATACATTGATTAGAAGCATTGAATACTTAAATTTTGCGCATAAATTTCCAATGATAAAGTATTGGTCCAATGGTAGCAAGATTGTTGTCAACATAAATCAGACCCATCAATGTTCTCAAATAGTAAGCATTTACTACTTCACTGGTGGTGTCTTCGTCCCTTAATTGACTTTTGCATAACGGaaaaattcttataaaaattaatattttaaaaaattacttattatatttttaaagatttaacTAACTTGTTGCATAAATCGAATCAAAACACTTTAGAtggatataattatatttttaataattttaatacaaaaaatctttttcaataactAAGTCTAAATAATTTTCCTAAGAAAAATTCATTATGTACGTGTTACTTTTTTGTTTCACGTAGAATGCATGGTTCGATCCGGTCTGAAAATTCGGTTCGACTTCAAATATTTTAtgagctaatttggtgtgattttaccAGGTTCAAGGTTGAGTAAGGGTtttaaaaatagacccggtcattatttcggattGGGTCCGGGCCATAACTCGAGTCACCTAAACTCGGTCCGGTGGTCCGGTCAATACAagtaatattttgtgttattagtgatagatgatgcatattcttatgtgaaatttaagtattgtaaaccttaatattttgtgttattagtcattattataagactataagttaatgttttatgtttaaaatgcataagactttagactaatgcataatattgtgttatttgtattgatttaaatatttggtgctattagataatattagtattgattatgattatactttaattttagagaagggttagttcttgttatatttttctaagtaaattttaccatgttaaataatggttggagtattgaaaatttggatattttcacatgctatcTTACAataaggtatcaaggtaatgtaatgttaacgaccCGATTTTTATCCAGTATAATCGTGGTCCGAAAATGTATAGATTTCATCGGATTTAAGATCGAATTCGGATCTAACAAACAGACTCGGTATATATTTTGAACCGAATCTAAGTCACATCCAATTTGGTTTCACACTATCCATGAAGAGCCTAGTTTCATGTAAATCACCGTCCTTGTCAACTTGTCAAAATTTTGAAGTCATTTTTTGGCCATGCAAGTGGATTGATTATTCAGTATGTCTGAACAAGAGGAGACACAGTTCATGTAATAATTGTCGGCTATGATCGTTTGCTGGCCAATCCAAACCTAAcaggattttgaaaaaaatatacattTCTTTTAATAGGAAAAGAAATTTATTTCCAAAATCGAATCCCATTGCAAGAAACCCATGATGCAATTAAGTGACATCCACATCTCTAATCCATAATAATTATTGTTAGTGTGGGCGAGGGCGACAAATTTGGGACAAACCCTTTGGGCTGGCTCACACAATTTAGTAATTTACCAATTTTTCATTTTGGTGACATGATTTACCAATTTTATTGGGTTGAccttttgatttatttatttatttatttattcagctttataaaattttgtttagGTGAGTTTTTATGaacttttttagttattttttaaaagattttaaaaaaattttatgtttgaatttttatgcaaactttttttatttattaattatatttaggtataataatataaaaatatttttatttttttattatgtaaaaaatatttttttaagaaaaaatatttttaaaaaagatataaattatattttttcaaattttttttttatttttctggtatttttatatttattattaaaactttaccaaacacattaaaaaaaaaaatcttttttcattactttgattttttttttctatcaactTAAATGACATCCAAAAAGAAGCATTTAATTTTCTTTGCTATACCATTTATGAGACCGATTTATCCTAAAATCTCCACCATTCATCGCAAGAAATAATTATTTACCCATTTCACTACTGAATTCTCAATCACCATTTTTCCTTCGTTTTTGGTCAAGAATTCCTAATCACCATTAAGTTATTATTCTGTCGGGTAATTTTTCTTTTGGACAAGTCTTCGGGTAtgtaatagtttaattattttttaatctaagAATATGTTTTGTTGTAATTGATTTTGGGCCTAGCCCTTCTTAGAACGTAATTTTTGTCCAGATCATTAAAAGAAGATTAGTGGATCCAGTAAAACAAGTTGGACAAGTTTTTGGTGAATTAAGAAGGCCTGTGACCCATTTAATAATTTTCCAAAAAATATCAAAAGGCGTGGTTGGacctggaaaaataaaaaaagatttagtTTATAAGGTATTCTTATTCTGACTAAAAAGAAATGCTATTAGCCCATCATGGGCATGgtccaaaaaaaaagaagaaagattattggaattttttttttttttaccaaagatatgaaaCTCAAACCCACAACCTCTAatttgagtatggggagactatgtcatttgagctattactcattggcaagattattgaaattattattttaaaattattactcatatgaatatatttttatataaaaataatgactgcaaataattagataatttgatatatttaattaaattgtttaataTAATAGTGTCAACGTCTTAACTACTATTTTCATTTAAAGAcaatctctttattttaattaaaaaagtagACATGATTGGTATTTACCTTGTAGTTTGACCAACAGTAActaatttctctttgatttttTTGGTATTCAACGGGGCTTTAAAAAGCccaagagaaattacatgctacaATCAGATTCACAAACAAAATAGAGTATGGTGACCCTCTATTTCCTAAATATACATACAACTTAATTAATTTGGGTTGGTCGAATGGTCAGTTCACTCgtctgcttaagcaagtgtcggaggTTCGaaccccgccttgtgcatgcagcaactcattggccagcggcagacccttaaatggagctcagatccaCGACGAATTAGTCCTTAACCTATCAGGTTAGGGATATTATGGAAAACACAAAAAACCTATGCACAATtcctaaaattaaaacataataacATTCTttggaaataataaaataaaaaaccctaaaaatagaaGTGCCTTATAGTAGCGAAATGCTAGAATCTAGAAACTCCCAATGCAAACAAAAATGATACTATAATTAACactaaaattcaataataatccaatttacaaagtattaaataaataataaacctaGGCATAGGAGAATCCAATTTCTCTCCTACAGAACCCTACATACAAATAAACACAATACACCCACCAAGCAATCCTAATTATTGTGTGACAAGAATCACTAACCAAATTTGTATCACCACAAGAATAACAGATAATTACATACATCAATCATACACCTCCAATTGAACTTAGAATTCATTCAACCCACCTCTTGGCCTTACAAAGATTCATGAAATAGTACAAAAGAATCCCAACACAAGTCAAGAAAGCACTTGCAACAAACACTGCTTTTGTGGCAACACTCATCACATACACCAAAAGCAAAGAAGGTATAAGGCACATTAGGATCAAACCCTTCATTCCCAATGGCACTTCAAAAGGCCTCTTCAATGATGGGAATTTTCTCCTAAGCCAAAGAAACGATGCAAATTCCAACAGCATCCCCAAACTATACAAGAAATTCACTGTTGATATAATCTCATTGAAGCTAAAAAATGACATAGCAACTGCTATAATTGTTGACACCAATATCCCCATCCAAGgagtattgaatttctttgatctaTCACCAAATATTTTTGGTATGAATCCCAAATCAGCCATACCAAGAAGTTGGTATGCAGCACTACTAAGTTGTGCCTCAAACAAACCAACAATTGATAAAACAGCACCAATCTCCATCCAAAATTTCAACCATTTCCCAGCAATGATTTCAGCAACATCAGCAAAATATCCACCAGACCAATTCTTTTGGTCAAGCTCCATAGCACCAGTTGCAGCCAACAACGGAATTATGTAACCAAAACAAGTTAACATGCCAGAACAAAACAAAGCTTTTGGAAATGTTTTGTGGGGTTGATCAACTTCACCAGCTAAAGTACTAGCACTATCCCAAAAGTTAAGGTTCCAAAAAATTGTGTTAAAGTAAAGTGTCCAATCTTTCTTCACACCCTCTTGACCAAAACTTAACCATCTACTTGGATCAATCTTGGGCAACGAAATCAAGGACAATAACAAAAAGGGTAACAGAGAAACAACTCCTAGAGCCACCGCAGAGTAACCAACTATGGCCAAGCCAGAGTAGTTCAAAAAAGATAGAAACAAGGTTGATATGAATATAGAAAGAGTGTGAGGGATACCAGAAGATAAAGCTGGGATCATCAGTTTCAGATAGTCTATGCAGAGAACTGGGTATGAAGCTAAGTTTATGACGGCGCTGAAGAACTTCCAGAAGCCCATGAGGGAGCCCCAGAAGGGCCCAAAGGCTTCATTAGCCCATATGACAAAaccaccgttgccggggaaagtTGTGGCCAATTCAGCCGTGAGGAGTGCCTCCGGTATGCTCCATATGAAAGGGAACGCCGTGAAGCCCAGTAAGGCGAAGATCGGTCCTGCCGCTCCAACCGCCGCTTCTTCGCCGTACGGGCCGCCGGCGACCTCGAAGTATATGAGGAAGATTAGAGGGAGAAGTGCTAGCTTCTTTTGTGGCGGTTTTGGTGTGTTTGTGTCTGGGTTTTGGGTTGAATTCTCCACATCTTCTTCTGTGTGTTCAAGAAGGTGTTGGGAAACAACCATGTTCTTGTGTTGTATGTGATTTTTTCTTCTTGATTGTGGATTGGTTTGGCTTGGAACTCAAGCCTCTAAGAATTTATCATGATTCCAAATCCCATTAGATTCCTGTAAGATACCAACATGATGAGGATAGAAATTGTAACTCATTAATTAATTAGGTGctaataaagtgatattttttaaTCATTTGTGGTCTATCACCTTAAAGAAaacgttaaaaataaaaagtaatttctaaaaaatatttaattgagTCATTATAATTAACATTAACTATCTCTTTAACTTGAATTTGAATAACCAAATCAATGAGAATAAAACTATTTCTGCAAATTAATTGCAATAGTTTTCACAGAAATCTTACATTATAATTTcaccttttttcttttaaattaccCAATTTCTTATTCTCTTTCAGCCAcatacaaaagataaaaataaaagaaaagattaaaagaattgataagaaaaaaaaaaattggagaagaTTAGATCATCGATCGAATTTCTGTTTGCATGAAGCAATGTAATTTGGATGCTACCtctgtttttttcttcttctttttccgttGATAGGTGATGGCAATTGGAATAATGGCATTATGTTACAATATTGAAAGTCTTCAGAGAAATAGTTAAAATGAGGCGTGGTAAAAGAATGAATTTAGATACTAATTTTCGTAAACGAGTTTGCAATCGATGAATTTCTTTTCTcctttcattttgattttttttttaacctttactttcatttttttattttttattttttgttggaaCAGATTCAGAAAATTGAGTGGTGTGAGCAATTTGGAAAAATTGCAAAAGGAGGCTTTTTGAAAGCTATTGTAATTACTAATTTGTATAATTAGTTTTACCATAGTTTAatgatttagttttttaaattaaaattaaagatatggttaaaattaatcatgataataaaatttaaactttttaataaatataaaataaaatataaaaaattaattctttatttatttataaaaaaattaattagaaatcacctacataaaaaaataaataaattcttgattttgtaatttaaagacacataaatttttaactaattaaaaatataaaatgtgttatgttcaaaatatataaaaacaaataaatttcttAAAAAGACTTAAATGTcttacattttaaaaaataaaaaatatttttatatttttaattaattaaaaatttatttatttttaagataaaaaattaaaaaatcagacttatttgtttgttttttctaaaaaataatattaaaatgaaagTGGAGCATTAAAGTAAAGTTTTGAATGAGAACACGTGGTGTTTTCCTTTGCGTCTATCTCTTTACAAGTTAAAGCTTGCAGAAAGGGAATGAAATAATGTGGTGTTTCTTAACGTGTACTCTGTTCTGTAGTAGCTGCTTCCGGAAATGTTGGCCAAGTCATTAATCTAACGCTTCAATTATGTCAAACTTCTTGCGTTTAGGGTGTacatggatcggatcgtatccgcagatcCGCAGTAAATATCCGCATCCAATCCAATTCACAAAttgattggattggatcggatccgatccacaCCCTTTGCAgatcggatcgcggatatctgctctacatccgcGTATCCGATCCACGGATTTGTAAATCcgcactataataattaaaaaataaaaaaatatatatgtttgatattatatttacttgtttgtatgttttagttagtaattattattcatatattgtattattttatttttgttatttagagagagtttgattaaaaatattttaggaataaataagtttaaaagtatgaaataaatatttttatcgaattcttttacatagaaatgtgattaaaaagagaaagtttaattatgcggatatatccgatatctgattcgatccgatccgcaaatatacggatcggatcggatcggatccagcactaaaaagtgcggatatcatatccgatccgattcgaTAGAAATTGtgtggatcggatcgaattttcggccatatccgatcttatccgatccgcggacacccTACTTGCGTTTGCATACAATTATGATGCAAAATTCCAATCAAGTCACCTTGTTACTTTATACTTACCactcttatttttttatctttcatcCAAGCTTTTGAGGAAACTTGATGAGAATAATATGTATCTCAAACTCAAGAATTGTCAACTCTTtttgattaattatatatttttcaatcCGATTGGTGGTTCCGTTTTATTTAACCGTAGAGCGTCGCTCTCAAAAAGTCAATTTTATAAgcttaatattttgattcatatatgattttttttttcttttgcactaGATGCAATTATATACGTGAGTAAATTACTCAAGTTGATTTTAAAGAAATTTTAGATTAGACtcctttttttcataattttttatttttttaaaaattttgaaaaattatttttgtaagataaattaatttttttatcgttTTAAAAGAGACTAATCTATTTTATAGTGATgttttttaagatttaattatcttataataaaatttgttagatattttaaaagaaattaatttatttcataattatatttttttaatatttaattatcttataataaaatttgttaaaaatgtaTTTGTTAAATacacatattaaaaattaattataaataatgaaaagattaatttatccaaaaaaataattttctaagaGTCAAAATTTGTTAATAATCAAAATATCCGATCTAGAAGAAAACTGACTTAATTGTTTACTCAACATATAACTATAACGTTCATTATACACTTGATCTAATACCCATCAACAATTTGATTCACTCACATGGTAGCAAATTGATtggatttcaaattcaattttatttacatGTGTTTTAAACTTACTTATTTTGTTGTGTATTGCTATGGCATTTAGGAGGAGAAAAGGGGGTGATAATAGCGCTTTGGTTGAGGAATCCTCTACCCTGATTATAATTGTCCCTTTCTTCCGCCATGTGCTTTGTTTATCCTTCCTCGTGTTTTGTATGCAAAAATTAATGGGGGCATCCTACCTACATAAGTGTTTTTGtaatggaaaagtatatggaaccaaaagGTTACCaacaaaaaactaaacaaaattatattaattttaaattttaaatttaaaaaatttaaaattaattaagtaaacctaattaaaacctataaaaatcttcttcttctctctcatattAACCTAtccacctccaacaatcacacagagACCTCTCTCTCTCACTAATGCTGCTGGAAGCGCCGGCGACTTCCATGCTCTCTGCGACGCCCTCAACAAGCGCATCTAAGACAACTGCTTCAACACGAAGtacatgtttgggcgccattattttgttaaaaaaagatcttttttcaatgaaaaaatatcttttttttttatttttttaacgtgtttggcaaatttctagtagtaaaagtaaaagcactagtaaaatcaaaaaaagatcttttttgagaagttgtaatttacatctttttttaaaagatcttttttccttaaaaaaaagatgtttttcatgtaataaataaacaagaaagtacttttatattgttatacccaaacataattgattgataaaaagacctttttacatgagatatccaaacataaaattacttttacttctctataagatcttttaaaaaaagataactcgaaaaaagatcttttcttagaagctcacccaaacaagcccgaAGTCCACCTCTCATttgttattcttatttttttttgggttaattttcaatctctttttcaatgttttttcttttgtttctttttttttttgtttgctttttTGAAGGGAATAGCAGTCCTGCATCAGAAAATAGAAGCCTATTATTCCATACAAGATCTATGGAActagcttttattattattaagcgGCAGCAACCGCCCTTGTGATATAAAAGGAGTAGCCTCGTGCCTTGTTTGGGTAGCCAGATTGTGTTTGCTCCTTGTTCCTCAAAGCTTTCATGGAAGAAGAAATGTTCCTTTTCTTCCCTTTCGCTTCATCtcaattacagaaatataaaaaaaatattcatttaatatgaaaaaaaaacatcctaatacttaacaaaagaaatattcagttatattttagcaaaaataattaaatatctataaaattttaaaaaaattatgaaattcttaaagaaatagagacattcacatttgtaatacaaaaaaattcgaaaaatatataaaagaacatccatttagtatgaaaaagaaacattctgatacttcgCAGaataaacatccatatatattaactcgtagagattttgAATTCACCCAGAGATATTTGACTAGTTTTTGGCTAATACCTttttggttccctagcattgttcttttgtaattaagttgGTATAAGTTTAGGAATAAAGTCTGAATTTGATTCTTGTCTATTTTTTCGAAAGACAAactaattttatcaaaaaaagTGATACTACTGTCTTTGATAGCCATGAGACATGACAATCTTTCCGTCATTTTCAGCATTGAAATCTAACAGAATCTATTTATGTGTCACTTAATAATGATTATGTAGCCCTTAAATACTATGTTGGACATTAGAAGGTTGGATAGGAATCGGCTTATCCAATTTTTGTGGAACCAAAACGTCGCAGTTTTGTAAAAGATTTGGAATTATATGATTTAATACTCAAGACTTGAATCCTCTTACTCTTTTCCTGAAAATAGTATTTGAATCTTAAAAAACCATGACTTAGAATGGTGAGCATTTGTCACTCTCCAAACGGCAAAGTCGAAGATATGCAATCGACTTTGAAAGTTGGAGTTTGAATTCTAGCGCGAGTTCGAAATCGAGGAAGAAGAAGTGGGTTGCCCTAAAATGTAACTGTGGCACTCATGCCGTTCTCTTCATGTCAGGAATTGAGTTAAATCTGGCCAGACTATTCTTTGGCTACCCATACTTTAaggtagtttattttttttttcgttcatCTAGATTTCGATTGAAAGTTTAAAATCTTTGTCCCTATCTTGCCGATTTCAGCACCTCATTGCAAGTATTTTGCATGGCTTGATGAGTATGTTTCGTCCTTTAATGAGGACGTTAGCAAGAATCTTCATTTTGGTGGGTTGAAGCAGAAGGAGGTTCATTTTGAAAGCCATTCTCATGGTGTTCATGACAAAGTGAATGAGATTGAAAAAAGATTGGCCGAATTAGAAGTTGAGTTATACAATCTAGGGTGAATAAGATTCAAAGCAGGTGCAGTGGTGTTGAATGTATTGTTATAGCATTTGTTGCAGGAGTAGTTATTGCAAAAATTCTAAGGAATTTTGAGTAGGAAAGGGCAGTAGTTTTATGATTTACTTTGAAGCAATGTCATCATGGTTGTAGTAGTGTGAAACAAGAAACATTTTTGTGCATAAATGAAgatgaatttttataatttgacaCATGGCTGTGTTTAGTTATTTAGCTTCTTCAAATCGGTATAACTAGTATATACCATGATTAAACTATGAAGTCGTAATATAAAAGCAATAGAGATACTGAAATACTATAAAGTAGCAATTTATATATTAAGCAAATTAGTTATTGTCACATATACATATGGAATGATGTATCATTTCTGCTGTTCCAACATGAGATAAGGCCACAGTTATGCCAAACAACCTTAACAATAGAAGGCATCACGAAAGGATTCTAACAAAACAATGAAGATGAAGTTAAGTTTCTTCAAAACATACTTATCCATACtaaactccaaaaaaaaaaaaatcacaaagacATTAGTCTCTAATTGAGTCAATGCTAAACACACACaactattcttttgttgttgttcaaTTCTGATTAGGTGGCTTCATTCCTGGAGTGGGGATGAACTTTTAAGATCCTTGAAGTTGTGCTAGAACTTGTTGCTGCAATAATCTCTATTGAAATAATGTTATTTAGAGTGGTATTCTTTGGATGAGGGGCCTAAATCCTTGGTTTGGAAG
Coding sequences:
- the LOC112736219 gene encoding probable polyamine transporter At3g13620 — translated: MVVSQHLLEHTEEDVENSTQNPDTNTPKPPQKKLALLPLIFLIYFEVAGGPYGEEAAVGAAGPIFALLGFTAFPFIWSIPEALLTAELATTFPGNGGFVIWANEAFGPFWGSLMGFWKFFSAVINLASYPVLCIDYLKLMIPALSSGIPHTLSIFISTLFLSFLNYSGLAIVGYSAVALGVVSLLPFLLLSLISLPKIDPSRWLSFGQEGVKKDWTLYFNTIFWNLNFWDSASTLAGEVDQPHKTFPKALFCSGMLTCFGYIIPLLAATGAMELDQKNWSGGYFADVAEIIAGKWLKFWMEIGAVLSIVGLFEAQLSSAAYQLLGMADLGFIPKIFGDRSKKFNTPWMGILVSTIIAVAMSFFSFNEIISTVNFLYSLGMLLEFASFLWLRRKFPSLKRPFEVPLGMKGLILMCLIPSLLLVYVMSVATKAVFVASAFLTCVGILLYYFMNLCKAKRWVE